In Bacillus cereus ATCC 14579, a single window of DNA contains:
- a CDS encoding M4 family metallopeptidase has product MKNKKTLTKVALTTGLALTAVAPYGVGHAEETDQLQVQIQEESFRSGELTQPSQKAPENVVKDALKEKTEQALSQKQVNGEAGVDYKVLQKRGSYDGTTLVRMQQTYEGKEVYGHQLTAHVDNKGVIKSVSGDSAQNLKQEELKKPINLSKDEAKQYIYTKYGNDIKFISEPEVKEVIFVDENNGQAKNAYQVKFEAATPNYVSGTYLVNAQNGDMLKNMVQESNLKASDKLVGALKKSKQSSLTSLTGTGKDDLGINRSFGISKQSNGKYALADYTRGQGIETYDVNYRDITKEESYYPGTLATSTSATFNDPKAVSAHYLATKVFDFYKDKYKRNSFDNKGQKVVSVVHAWDSEETNDPKNWQNALSANNGSMLVYGDPIVKAYDVAGHEFTHAVTSSESNLEYYGESGAINEALSDIMGTSIEKYVNNGNFNWTMGEQTGSVFRDMENPASVPSSLGVPYPDDYSEFNDFNGWDQGGVHFNSSIINKVAYLIAKGGTHNGVTVKGIGEDKMFDIFYYANTDELNMTSNFKELRSACIRVATNKYGANTAEVQAVQKAFDAAKIK; this is encoded by the coding sequence ATGAAAAACAAAAAGACATTAACTAAGGTAGCATTAACAACAGGATTAGCTTTAACAGCTGTGGCACCATATGGGGTAGGTCATGCAGAGGAAACAGATCAACTACAAGTTCAAATTCAGGAGGAATCGTTCCGTTCGGGTGAACTTACACAGCCGTCACAAAAGGCACCAGAAAATGTAGTAAAGGATGCACTTAAGGAGAAAACAGAACAAGCTCTGTCCCAAAAACAAGTCAATGGAGAAGCAGGAGTAGATTATAAAGTCCTTCAAAAACGTGGTTCGTATGATGGAACTACACTTGTGCGTATGCAGCAAACATACGAAGGAAAAGAAGTATATGGACATCAATTAACTGCACACGTAGATAATAAGGGTGTTATTAAAAGTGTTTCAGGTGATAGCGCGCAAAATTTAAAACAAGAAGAATTGAAAAAACCTATTAATCTATCAAAAGATGAAGCAAAACAATATATTTATACGAAATACGGGAACGATATCAAGTTTATTTCTGAGCCAGAAGTTAAAGAGGTTATTTTTGTTGATGAAAATAATGGACAAGCTAAAAATGCATACCAAGTTAAATTTGAAGCTGCAACACCAAACTATGTTTCTGGTACTTATTTAGTAAATGCACAAAATGGTGATATGTTAAAAAATATGGTACAAGAATCTAACTTAAAGGCCAGTGACAAACTAGTTGGAGCTTTAAAGAAAAGTAAACAAAGCAGTCTTACATCATTAACCGGAACAGGAAAAGATGATTTAGGTATTAATCGTTCATTTGGTATCTCTAAACAAAGTAATGGCAAATATGCTCTTGCTGATTATACAAGAGGGCAAGGCATTGAAACATATGATGTGAATTACAGAGATATTACTAAAGAAGAAAGCTATTATCCTGGTACATTAGCGACAAGTACTTCGGCAACATTTAACGATCCAAAAGCAGTAAGTGCTCATTACTTAGCAACAAAAGTATTTGATTTTTATAAAGATAAATACAAGCGTAATAGCTTTGATAATAAGGGACAAAAGGTAGTTTCAGTTGTACACGCTTGGGATTCTGAAGAGACGAATGATCCGAAAAATTGGCAGAATGCATTAAGTGCTAATAATGGAAGTATGCTTGTATATGGCGATCCTATTGTTAAAGCATATGACGTAGCTGGACATGAATTTACACATGCTGTTACTTCTAGCGAATCTAATCTTGAATATTACGGGGAATCCGGTGCGATTAATGAGGCGCTATCTGATATTATGGGAACATCTATTGAGAAATACGTAAATAATGGAAACTTTAACTGGACAATGGGAGAACAAACGGGATCTGTTTTCCGTGATATGGAAAACCCAGCTTCTGTTCCATCTTCACTTGGAGTGCCTTATCCAGATGATTACAGTGAATTTAACGATTTTAATGGATGGGATCAAGGCGGTGTTCATTTTAATTCAAGTATTATTAATAAAGTTGCGTATCTGATTGCAAAAGGCGGAACTCATAACGGAGTAACTGTTAAAGGAATTGGTGAAGATAAAATGTTTGATATTTTCTATTATGCAAATACAGATGAGTTAAACATGACTTCTAATTTCAAAGAATTGAGATCAGCATGTATTCGAGTGGCAACTAATAAATATGGTGCGAATACAGCTGAAGTTCAAGCAGTTCAAAAAGCATTTGATGCAGCAAAAATTAAGTAA
- a CDS encoding VOC family protein, with protein sequence MIKGIYEAHLPVSNLQQSIEFYEKLGLKLAWSDESTAFFWIEEGKSWLGLWAGSEYETKYHPSLRHIAFRVSYEDLKESLHWLHSLQIKAVPFGSNESIEPFVRPHQGNASVYFIDPDGNSLELICHIVVPNALKHITDKLSFKDWETLLADTFE encoded by the coding sequence TTGATTAAAGGAATATACGAAGCGCATTTACCAGTGAGTAATTTACAACAATCTATCGAATTTTATGAAAAACTAGGGTTGAAGTTAGCCTGGAGCGATGAATCAACAGCATTCTTTTGGATTGAGGAAGGGAAAAGTTGGCTAGGATTATGGGCGGGCTCTGAATACGAAACAAAATATCATCCTTCTTTACGTCATATTGCATTTAGAGTTTCCTATGAGGATTTAAAAGAATCATTACATTGGTTACACTCACTTCAAATTAAAGCTGTTCCGTTTGGGAGTAATGAATCTATTGAACCCTTTGTCCGTCCACATCAAGGTAATGCATCTGTTTATTTTATTGATCCAGATGGTAATAGCTTAGAACTTATTTGTCATATTGTTGTACCTAACGCACTAAAACATATAACTGATAAATTATCCTTTAAAGATTGGGAGACGCTATTAGCTGACACATTTGAATGA
- a CDS encoding DMT family transporter, which yields MVIFNYILVCIIFGTTFLTIKIGIEAGAPPLFSAGIRFFLAGIILMIIFKLKRKEIMPHIFSKRIMYAGFCLTFMTFASLYWSEQYISSGLAAVLSATGPMMILLIQAKRNREKLQKEQLVALVIALIGVIFVSLPGMHQQVSFIWSIACIVLVIGELFYGIGSIRSKEILSDLSNVSPFLINGIQMFYGGILLLIASIIVEQPNVTVLTSWSVQWPILYLIFIGSIGGHGLYYWLLSKTNPVFPSTWLYVSPLIAIIVGYIILGEPLNPTMGMGACLILIGVFLANRSTLRTYFKKGRLLEKEM from the coding sequence ATGGTCATTTTTAATTACATTTTAGTATGTATTATTTTCGGGACAACATTTTTAACGATTAAAATTGGAATTGAAGCAGGAGCACCACCGTTGTTTTCAGCAGGAATTCGTTTCTTTTTAGCGGGTATAATCCTTATGATTATTTTTAAATTAAAGCGAAAAGAAATTATGCCACATATATTTTCAAAACGTATTATGTATGCTGGATTTTGTTTAACATTTATGACATTCGCAAGTTTATATTGGTCAGAACAATATATTTCTTCGGGATTAGCTGCTGTTCTTTCTGCTACGGGACCAATGATGATTTTATTAATACAAGCAAAGAGGAATAGGGAGAAATTACAAAAGGAACAACTCGTTGCTTTAGTTATTGCACTAATAGGTGTTATATTTGTTTCTTTACCAGGAATGCATCAACAAGTAAGTTTCATATGGAGTATTGCTTGTATTGTTTTAGTTATAGGGGAGCTATTTTATGGAATAGGCTCTATTCGTTCGAAAGAAATACTGTCAGATTTATCAAATGTATCACCATTTCTTATTAACGGTATTCAAATGTTTTATGGAGGGATTTTACTACTCATCGCATCTATTATTGTAGAACAACCAAATGTAACCGTATTAACTTCATGGAGTGTGCAATGGCCTATTTTATATCTCATATTTATCGGATCGATTGGTGGACACGGATTATATTACTGGCTCTTATCAAAAACAAATCCAGTATTTCCATCGACGTGGTTATATGTATCACCATTAATTGCAATAATTGTGGGATATATCATTTTAGGAGAGCCCTTAAATCCTACAATGGGAATGGGGGCTTGTCTTATATTGATTGGTGTATTTTTGGCCAATCGTTCAACACTACGGACTTATTTCAAAAAAGGGCGGTTATTAGAGAAGGAGATGTAG
- a CDS encoding alpha/beta hydrolase, with protein MIFSKLIDRYALYDLHKKRSVAFQFTSLSNTSLNIKDIESFYKVKPSHIHFDIKHSKQENEYMLGQFNYKSSIQSGDSRNDSVTGELFLHENENAPHVIFVHGWRMDSNERVKKIFHDHMTSLKWNMYYFTLPYHFERKPDQSLFSGEYMVSANIERTVQATRQAVADLRALIKWIKTNKNGPLILIGISLGGFITNLTSLVEEEIDVLASIFYANRLSYSIWNTIPGKFIREDLEHHGVTYDDLIDYWKITEPSQALPKVKKENILLISGKCDLYVYSEDTDYLWESWERPTRYIYTCGHAGIVLKRKKIAADTINFIQNRLNSPHLSNVVP; from the coding sequence TTGATTTTTTCAAAACTCATTGATCGGTACGCCTTATATGATTTACACAAAAAAAGAAGTGTAGCGTTTCAGTTTACTTCCCTTTCTAACACTTCATTAAATATAAAGGACATAGAATCTTTTTATAAAGTAAAACCATCACATATTCATTTTGACATTAAGCATTCAAAGCAGGAAAATGAATACATGCTTGGACAATTCAACTATAAAAGCTCGATTCAATCCGGTGATTCACGCAACGACTCTGTAACTGGGGAATTATTCTTACATGAAAATGAAAATGCACCTCATGTTATCTTTGTTCACGGTTGGAGAATGGATTCTAACGAACGTGTGAAAAAAATATTCCACGATCATATGACCAGCCTGAAGTGGAATATGTATTATTTCACTCTACCCTATCATTTTGAAAGAAAACCCGATCAATCCTTATTCAGTGGAGAGTATATGGTAAGTGCAAATATTGAACGAACAGTACAAGCAACTAGACAAGCGGTAGCTGATTTACGAGCTTTGATTAAATGGATTAAAACAAATAAAAATGGGCCCCTGATTCTAATAGGAATTAGTTTAGGCGGATTTATTACTAACTTAACCTCTCTTGTTGAAGAAGAAATTGATGTGTTAGCATCCATTTTCTATGCAAATCGACTTTCTTATTCTATTTGGAATACAATTCCGGGTAAATTTATTAGAGAAGACTTGGAACATCATGGTGTTACGTATGATGATTTAATAGATTATTGGAAAATCACTGAACCGAGTCAAGCATTGCCAAAAGTAAAAAAAGAAAATATTTTATTAATTTCAGGTAAGTGTGATTTATATGTGTATTCTGAGGATACAGACTACTTGTGGGAATCTTGGGAAAGACCTACACGATATATTTATACATGTGGGCATGCTGGGATAGTTCTTAAACGTAAAAAAATTGCAGCTGATACTATTAATTTTATTCAAAATCGATTGAACTCCCCGCACTTATCTAATGTCGTGCCTTAA
- the secY gene encoding preprotein translocase subunit SecY, with protein sequence MFRTISNFMRVAEIRRKILFTLAMLIVFRIGTFIPVPHTNAEVLKVQDQANVLGMLNVFGGGALQHFSIFAVGITPYITASIIVQLLQMDVIPKFSEWAKQGEMGRKKSAQFTRYFTIILAFIQAIGMSYGFNNIAGGQLITDQSWTTYLFIAIVLTAGTAFLLWLGEQITANGVGNGISMIIFAGLVAAIPNVANQIYLQQFQNAGDQLFMHIIKIVLIGLVILAIVVGVIYIQQAVRKIPIQYAKAVSGNNQYQGAKNTHLPLKVNSAGVIPVIFASAFLMTPRTIAQLFPDSSVSKWLVANLDFAHPIGMTLYVGLIVAFTYFYAFIQVNPEQMAENLKKQNGYVPGIRPGKATEQYVTKILYRLTFIGAIFLGAISILPLVFTKIATLPPSAQIGGTSLLIIVGVALETMKTLESQLVKRHYKGFIKKVN encoded by the coding sequence ATGTTTCGTACGATTTCAAATTTCATGAGAGTAGCTGAGATAAGAAGGAAAATCCTTTTTACACTAGCGATGTTAATCGTTTTTCGAATTGGCACGTTTATTCCAGTTCCTCATACTAACGCAGAGGTATTAAAAGTACAAGATCAAGCTAACGTTCTAGGTATGTTAAACGTATTTGGTGGAGGAGCATTGCAACACTTCTCAATCTTTGCTGTAGGTATTACACCATATATTACAGCTTCCATCATAGTACAGTTACTACAAATGGATGTTATACCTAAATTTTCGGAATGGGCAAAGCAAGGAGAAATGGGCCGTAAGAAATCAGCTCAATTCACTCGATACTTTACAATCATTCTCGCATTCATACAGGCCATCGGAATGTCTTATGGCTTTAATAATATAGCAGGTGGACAATTAATAACAGATCAAAGCTGGACTACATACTTATTTATTGCGATAGTTTTAACTGCAGGTACTGCATTTTTACTTTGGTTAGGCGAACAAATTACCGCTAACGGAGTTGGTAATGGTATTTCGATGATTATCTTCGCAGGTCTCGTTGCCGCGATTCCAAATGTTGCAAATCAAATTTATTTACAACAATTCCAAAATGCTGGCGATCAGCTATTTATGCACATAATAAAAATTGTTTTAATTGGACTCGTAATTTTAGCGATAGTTGTTGGTGTTATTTACATTCAACAAGCTGTACGTAAAATACCGATCCAATATGCAAAAGCTGTTTCAGGAAACAATCAATATCAAGGAGCAAAAAACACTCATTTACCGCTTAAAGTAAATAGTGCTGGTGTTATACCAGTTATCTTTGCTTCTGCATTTTTAATGACGCCGCGTACAATTGCGCAGCTCTTCCCTGATTCAAGCGTATCAAAATGGTTAGTTGCAAATCTTGATTTCGCACATCCAATTGGAATGACACTTTATGTCGGTCTTATCGTTGCTTTCACATACTTCTACGCATTTATTCAAGTAAATCCTGAACAAATGGCTGAGAATTTGAAAAAGCAAAATGGATATGTTCCTGGTATTCGTCCTGGTAAAGCAACTGAACAATATGTAACTAAAATTTTATACCGTTTAACATTTATCGGTGCAATTTTCTTAGGTGCAATTTCTATATTACCGCTCGTATTCACGAAAATTGCTACGTTACCACCTTCTGCTCAAATTGGTGGTACAAGCTTACTTATCATTGTCGGTGTAGCACTAGAAACTATGAAGACGTTAGAAAGCCAGCTTGTAAAACGTCATTATAAAGGCTTTATTAAAAAAGTGAATTAA
- a CDS encoding DinB family protein, with amino-acid sequence MDTFVNDKFYETRDQLFEEITLLSDAQFNRKPDKDKWSIAQVCHHLVLLDERVITVISSGLKKLDSTQNERKEIHTILLDRTKKFIAPEMIEPSIEPFEVEQMLNMLNESRKELMRFLSTIEDESILAKKSVMHPALGELSLDQWIELIYLHEQRHISQIKEIKLLCEIEK; translated from the coding sequence ATGGATACATTTGTAAATGACAAGTTTTATGAAACGAGAGATCAATTATTTGAGGAAATTACTTTGTTGAGTGATGCTCAATTTAATAGGAAACCAGATAAGGATAAATGGAGTATTGCACAAGTTTGTCATCATTTAGTTTTATTAGATGAGAGAGTGATAACAGTTATTTCCTCAGGGTTAAAAAAGTTAGATAGTACCCAAAATGAGCGTAAAGAAATTCACACTATTTTATTAGATAGAACGAAAAAGTTTATAGCTCCAGAAATGATTGAACCAAGTATAGAACCATTTGAAGTGGAGCAAATGCTCAATATGCTAAACGAATCAAGAAAAGAATTGATGCGTTTCCTGAGTACAATAGAAGATGAGTCTATATTAGCGAAAAAATCAGTGATGCATCCAGCTCTTGGAGAATTATCCCTTGATCAGTGGATAGAACTGATCTATTTGCATGAACAGCGTCATATTTCACAAATAAAAGAGATAAAATTGCTTTGTGAAATTGAAAAGTAA
- a CDS encoding PLP-dependent aminotransferase family protein, which translates to MKIVLRKESNIPYYKQIYMQIVERVQSGMLSHGESLPSLRCMATDLQINVLTVRKAYKQLETKGYIRIEQGKGAYIYKRVKKDFKPIPYKWQQSRSINVMRSQYAMNKHRKYYDFSQAILYPRLLPNPFLADEMHKLLDKNPMLLATYGPVQGDYELRVEIANYLNEHQKLVTDPSQLLITSGAQQGIDLIAQTLLKPGDTVLVESPCYSAALDVFINKGVQIIPVSLDNHGVRSDLIDDICQSKNPVLLYTNPTFQNPTGTVMSKERRMELIELAGLYQFFIIEDDSFGEIYFEDAIIPPPIKSFDKDGHVIYIKGFSKTLAPGLRIAALIADGPIFEWLYAVKGSMDIGSPLLTQKALLPFLRAERMKNHLEKLRTALQMRRDLTIDILSPLKELHFEIPNGGFNLWVTLPDSIDPFTLLQKANEVDVSFLPGTACLLNYETNDNQLRISYSMLNEKDMEIGLEKLHDTIRKSIC; encoded by the coding sequence ATGAAGATTGTATTGCGTAAAGAATCAAACATACCGTATTACAAGCAAATATATATGCAAATTGTTGAAAGAGTACAAAGTGGTATGCTTTCACATGGTGAATCCCTTCCTTCTTTACGTTGTATGGCCACAGATTTACAAATCAATGTATTAACTGTTCGTAAAGCTTATAAACAGTTAGAAACGAAAGGGTATATACGCATCGAACAAGGAAAAGGTGCTTACATATATAAACGTGTAAAGAAAGATTTCAAACCGATACCGTATAAATGGCAACAATCAAGATCTATTAATGTTATGCGTTCTCAATATGCAATGAATAAACACCGTAAATATTATGATTTTTCACAAGCAATTCTGTATCCCCGTCTGTTACCAAATCCATTTTTGGCAGACGAAATGCATAAATTGCTGGATAAAAATCCGATGTTGTTAGCAACTTATGGGCCAGTTCAAGGCGATTATGAATTGCGAGTTGAAATAGCAAATTACTTAAATGAACACCAGAAATTAGTGACGGACCCATCTCAATTATTAATTACAAGCGGAGCACAACAAGGAATTGATTTAATTGCTCAAACATTATTAAAACCTGGAGATACTGTATTAGTAGAAAGTCCGTGTTACAGTGCCGCGCTTGATGTTTTCATCAATAAAGGTGTTCAAATCATTCCTGTTTCTCTTGATAATCATGGAGTTCGCTCCGACTTAATTGATGATATTTGTCAAAGTAAAAATCCCGTTTTATTGTATACGAATCCGACCTTCCAAAACCCGACAGGTACAGTAATGAGTAAAGAACGAAGAATGGAACTTATAGAACTAGCGGGGCTATATCAATTTTTTATCATTGAAGATGATTCTTTCGGAGAAATATATTTTGAAGATGCTATAATCCCGCCCCCAATCAAAAGTTTTGATAAGGATGGCCACGTAATATATATAAAAGGATTTAGTAAAACGTTAGCACCAGGACTGCGTATCGCGGCGCTTATTGCCGATGGTCCTATTTTTGAATGGCTATATGCAGTAAAAGGTTCAATGGATATCGGTAGTCCTTTATTAACACAAAAGGCACTTCTACCGTTTTTACGTGCAGAACGTATGAAAAACCATTTAGAAAAATTACGTACAGCTTTACAAATGAGACGTGATTTAACAATTGATATATTATCGCCATTAAAAGAACTACACTTTGAAATACCAAATGGAGGTTTTAATTTATGGGTGACACTACCTGATTCGATAGATCCCTTTACCTTATTACAAAAAGCAAATGAAGTAGATGTCTCTTTTTTACCAGGAACAGCTTGTCTATTAAACTACGAAACAAATGATAACCAATTAAGAATTAGCTATTCAATGTTAAACGAGAAAGATATGGAAATTGGATTAGAGAAATTACATGATACAATACGAAAAAGTATTTGTTAG
- the pulA gene encoding type I pullulanase, whose protein sequence is MQITKRLINKTVLLLTLIVMLSSVFSFQSVKAVSNSKTTEIIIHYKEKLGNTKDWNLWLWGENANGTSYQFTGEDEFGKYAKIKIDGDYNRVGFIVRTNEWEKDGGDRWIENIKDGRAEVWILSGDEKVYNSKPSSDLSIQKATIDSFHEITVTTNVPFHIKEKKIEIEGIKIKNITPYDINSGDITNKVKIITEQKIDLKQTYKVKIENLADTNTEIGKVIRSEEFDNLFYYGGNDLGNTYTPQHTKFRLWAPTASEAKLVTYKKWNDKIGTEINMQQGEKGTWTAELKGNQKGLFYTYKVKIGDKWTEAVDPYVRAASVNGDKGAVVNLEETNPKKWKANKKPKFKNPEDAIIYELHVRDLSIQPESGIKQKGKYLGVTEKGTKGPEGVKTGLDHIKDLGVTHVQFLPIFDYASVNEETLNEPQYNWGYDPKNFNVPEGSYSTNPYEPTVRITELKQMVQTLHDNNLRVVMDVVYNHMYNAAESNFHKLVPGYYYRYNEDGTFANGTGVGNDTASERKMMRKFMIDSVTYWAKEYNLDGFRFDLMGIHDYETMNEIRKAVNQIDPSIILHGEGWDLNTPLAAELKANQKNAEKMKGIAHFNDNIRDGLKGSVFEEKENGFINGKENMEDRIKKGITAGIDYDTNSSTYQDPEQVLTYVEAHDNHTLWDKLELTNPGDSDEVRTQMHKLSSSILLTSQGIPFLHAGQEFMRTKYGDHNSYKSPDSINQMDWLRRATFNNEVDYMKGLIELRKKYSAFRMTSAEQIKTHVSFIDAPKNTVAYIIEGNKHEYFTVAHNANREAVEITLPSKGPWKVLVDGKQARSKPLYVVHDNKIKVPALSSIVLKSEKTIK, encoded by the coding sequence ATGCAAATTACAAAAAGATTAATTAACAAAACAGTTTTATTACTTACTTTAATCGTTATGTTATCATCTGTTTTCTCCTTTCAGAGTGTGAAGGCAGTTTCAAATTCGAAAACAACTGAAATTATCATTCATTACAAAGAAAAGCTTGGAAATACAAAAGACTGGAATCTTTGGTTATGGGGAGAAAATGCAAATGGTACATCTTATCAATTTACTGGTGAAGATGAATTTGGAAAATACGCTAAGATAAAAATAGACGGTGACTATAATCGTGTAGGATTTATAGTTCGAACAAATGAATGGGAAAAAGATGGTGGGGATCGTTGGATTGAAAATATAAAGGACGGTCGTGCTGAAGTATGGATCCTTTCGGGTGATGAAAAAGTATATAACTCTAAGCCTTCATCGGATCTCTCAATTCAAAAAGCAACTATTGATAGTTTCCATGAAATTACTGTAACGACTAATGTCCCGTTTCATATTAAGGAAAAGAAAATTGAAATTGAAGGCATTAAAATTAAGAATATTACTCCTTATGATATAAACAGTGGCGATATTACTAATAAGGTCAAAATAATTACGGAACAGAAAATTGATTTAAAACAAACATACAAAGTTAAAATAGAAAACTTAGCTGATACGAATACTGAAATTGGTAAAGTCATTCGTAGCGAAGAATTTGATAATTTATTTTATTATGGTGGTAACGATTTAGGAAATACATATACTCCGCAACATACAAAGTTCCGTTTATGGGCTCCTACTGCAAGCGAAGCGAAGTTAGTTACATATAAAAAATGGAACGATAAAATAGGTACTGAAATAAACATGCAACAAGGTGAAAAGGGAACTTGGACAGCAGAACTAAAAGGGAACCAAAAAGGGCTCTTTTATACGTATAAGGTCAAAATTGGTGATAAGTGGACTGAAGCGGTTGATCCATATGTGCGTGCTGCTTCTGTAAATGGGGATAAAGGTGCAGTCGTTAATTTAGAAGAAACAAATCCGAAAAAATGGAAAGCAAACAAAAAGCCAAAATTTAAAAATCCGGAAGATGCTATTATTTATGAGTTACATGTACGCGATCTTTCCATTCAACCTGAAAGTGGTATTAAACAGAAAGGGAAGTATTTAGGTGTAACAGAAAAAGGAACAAAAGGGCCAGAAGGTGTAAAAACAGGACTTGATCATATAAAGGATCTTGGTGTTACTCACGTTCAGTTTTTACCGATATTTGATTATGCTTCTGTAAATGAAGAGACTTTAAATGAACCACAATATAACTGGGGATATGATCCTAAAAATTTCAATGTTCCAGAAGGCTCCTATTCTACAAATCCTTATGAGCCGACTGTGCGAATAACTGAATTAAAGCAAATGGTTCAAACACTACATGATAATAATCTTCGAGTGGTGATGGATGTAGTATATAACCATATGTATAACGCTGCTGAATCTAATTTCCATAAGTTAGTTCCAGGTTATTATTATCGTTACAATGAAGATGGAACATTTGCAAATGGAACTGGAGTAGGAAATGATACTGCTTCAGAAAGAAAAATGATGAGGAAATTTATGATAGATTCCGTCACATATTGGGCAAAAGAATACAATTTAGATGGATTCCGTTTTGATTTAATGGGTATTCATGATTATGAAACGATGAATGAAATACGTAAAGCTGTTAATCAAATTGACCCTTCTATTATACTACACGGAGAAGGATGGGATTTAAATACACCTCTTGCAGCTGAGCTGAAAGCAAATCAAAAAAATGCAGAGAAAATGAAAGGGATTGCTCATTTTAACGATAATATACGTGATGGGTTAAAAGGTAGTGTATTTGAGGAAAAAGAAAATGGTTTTATAAATGGAAAGGAAAACATGGAAGATCGTATTAAAAAAGGTATTACGGCAGGTATTGACTACGATACAAATTCGTCTACCTATCAAGATCCAGAGCAGGTGCTAACTTATGTGGAAGCACATGACAATCATACATTATGGGATAAACTTGAGTTAACTAATCCAGGTGACAGCGATGAAGTGCGAACACAAATGCACAAATTGTCTTCTTCGATTTTATTAACATCACAAGGAATTCCATTTTTACATGCAGGGCAAGAGTTTATGCGGACGAAATACGGTGATCATAATAGTTACAAATCTCCAGACTCAATTAACCAGATGGATTGGCTGCGCCGTGCAACGTTTAATAATGAAGTAGATTATATGAAGGGTTTAATAGAATTACGCAAAAAGTACTCAGCTTTTCGAATGACATCTGCAGAGCAAATAAAAACACACGTATCATTTATTGATGCTCCAAAAAATACTGTAGCTTATATAATAGAGGGGAATAAACATGAATACTTTACAGTGGCTCACAATGCAAATAGAGAAGCGGTTGAAATAACACTTCCATCGAAAGGGCCTTGGAAAGTACTAGTAGATGGCAAGCAGGCGAGAAGTAAACCACTTTATGTTGTCCATGACAATAAAATTAAAGTTCCTGCATTAAGTTCCATTGTTTTAAAATCAGAAAAAACGATTAAATAA
- a CDS encoding AraC family transcriptional regulator yields the protein MKVVIKKLPPLEVAYIRRTGSYFEPQDHWGKLLNWSIENKLYPPEQSFIGISLDNPELVASHKCRHDACITIPENFDKEKYHTVQFKRLDGGTYGLFQFYDEPHKLSEAYQYMYAEWLPNSEYDADYDRDNLEFCLNNVAEDLDGKLKVDLFVPIKKI from the coding sequence ATGAAAGTTGTTATAAAAAAATTACCACCATTAGAAGTAGCGTATATAAGACGAACTGGTAGCTACTTTGAACCGCAAGATCACTGGGGAAAGTTACTGAATTGGTCAATTGAAAATAAACTGTATCCACCAGAGCAATCATTTATCGGAATATCATTGGATAATCCTGAACTTGTTGCAAGTCATAAGTGCCGGCATGATGCATGTATTACGATTCCTGAAAACTTCGATAAAGAAAAGTATCATACTGTGCAATTTAAAAGATTAGATGGAGGTACATATGGTCTATTCCAGTTCTATGATGAACCTCATAAATTAAGTGAAGCGTATCAATACATGTATGCAGAGTGGCTACCAAATAGTGAGTATGATGCAGATTATGATAGAGATAATTTAGAGTTTTGCTTAAATAATGTTGCTGAAGATCTAGACGGAAAGTTAAAGGTTGATTTATTTGTGCCAATTAAAAAGATATAA